In Lycium ferocissimum isolate CSIRO_LF1 chromosome 11, AGI_CSIRO_Lferr_CH_V1, whole genome shotgun sequence, a single genomic region encodes these proteins:
- the LOC132038265 gene encoding uncharacterized protein LOC132038265 — protein MSTPAYYLKGHDRYCQMRPLIWDPWFNPKEETSRAVAWISFPELPPNFFAKEAVFSMATSVGKPLTVDLATANKTRPSCAKVKVEVDLLATLPKRINIAEEDESGIIKSKWVRINYDYLPKYCKHCKLQGHEEMECRVLNPELAKQYREELRKENAEVVSTETQNKEGFQGRRGWYNLWTLSIEADCQEDTRTWIEKSFYIHKSPAKEAANKPHETKQPKGDNMVDRDGKHNKNMEKPREQQIVNDDAEGILLDESQMQTPGKNIQTKHATTSHQGEEDEHNNKSTHQSSVNGSKTTTTSKGEKLLSDAQVNVEKFQTPYLNQILQGKESDSQSKTVAQQENHSRWDLKSHEEYEQIGDSSTNNMENEASNQENVAGKQKDKEIHDLNMVQPEEDKSEVLGQITVWEEIPK, from the exons atgtCTACCCCTGCATACTACCTAAAAGGGCATGACAGATATTGCCAAATGAGACCTCTCATTTGGGATCCATGGTTCAATCCAAAAGAAGAGACTTCAAGGGCTGTAGCTTGGATAAGTTTCCCTGAACTGCCTCCAAATTTCTTTGCTAAAGAGGCAGTGTTTTCCATGGCAACTTCAGTTGGAAAACCTTTAACTGTTGATCTGGCCACAGCAAACAAAACAAGACCAAGCTGCGCAAAAGTCAAAGTTGAGGTTGATTTATTAGCAACACTTCCAAAGAGGATAAACATTGCTGAAGAGGATGAATCaggaataataaaatcaaaatgggtaaggattaattatgattactTACCAAAATATTGCAAACACTGTAAACTCCAAGGTCATGAGGAGATGGAATGTAGAGTGCTTAATCCTGAACTGGCGAAGCAATACAGAGAagaattaagaaaagaaaatgcagAAGTTGTTTCTACAGAAACACAAAATAAAGAAGGCTTTCAAGGGAGAAGGGGATGGTACAATCTTTG GACATTGTCAATCGAAGCAGATTGCCAAGAAGATACTAGAACATGGATTGAGAAGAGTTTCTATATCCACAAAAGCCCTGCAAAGGAAGCAGCCAACAAGCCACATGAAACAAAACAACCAAAAGGGGACAACATGGTAGATAGAGATGgaaaacataataagaacatgGAGAAACCAAGGGAACAACAGATAGTAAATGATGATGCTGAGGGTATTTTACTTGATGAGTCCCAAATGCAAACACCAggcaaaaatattcaaacaaaacatgcaacaACAAGTCATCAAGGGGAGGAAGATGAGCATAATAATAAGAGTACACATCAATCCAGTGTGAACGGCAGCAAGACAACAACCACAAGCAAAGGGGAGAAATTACTATCTGATGCACAGGTTAATGTGGAGAAATTTCAAACTCCATATCTAAATCAGATATTGCAGGGAAAGGAGAGTGATAGTCAAAGCAAAACAGTGGCACAACAGGAGAATCATAGCAGATGGGATTTGAAGAGCCATGAGGAATATGAACAAATAGGGGATAGTAGTACTAACAATATGGAAAATGAGGCAAGCAATCAGGAGAATGTAGCAGGGAAACAAAAGGATAAGGAAATACATGATCTTAACATGGTGCAGCCTGAAGAAGACAAATCAGAAGTATTAGGGCAGATAACAGTGTGGGAGGAGATtccaaaataa
- the LOC132038264 gene encoding uncharacterized protein LOC132038264, protein MIFEDDNLWFEAEPTKEEVKAVVFQLNGESAGGSDGFTSVFYQACWEIIGEDVTNMIKAFFCGAELPKFVTHTNLVLLPKKELVNTFSDMRPISLSNFVNKIFSRLIHGRLVSKLSDIISLNQSGFVKDRSIVENILLTQEIVSDIRLRTKDANMIIKLDMAKAYDRVSWLLLTKVLRQMGFSEKIIDMVYRIVNNNWYSVLINGQQQGFFQSTRGVKQGDPLSPTLFILAAEVLSRSSNTSPKARFKGFGMPKWSPKVNHLAYADDMIIFTSADVVSLQMIMGILKNYEQTSGQKINLDKSAIYMHKNVTGDISITIEIYGGINRKEFPFMYLGCPIYHCRRKKEFFNALILKIMNRLQGWKGKMLSFGGRAILIKHVLQSMPIHMLSAVNPPMGIIRQIHKMFAQFFWSNTIGGRSTHWVAWNKLCVPTPEGGLGFRSLHDVSLALFCKLWWNFRTKPTLWSAYMTNKYCRKKHAIVVLWKQGSQTWKRMLEARDLIEHQIWWQVRKGDSQFWFDNWTGLGALYYVIPGDTYDERIQNVKHVVVEGRWNREKLMEVLTKDIVDHIIENITPPREERDIDRSWWILDTRGEFSIKSTWEYIRLRGPQVDSYRLVLCGNPSIRNILTGWKELIQMLEGGKAKMKVTQVRWNLPPLGWCACNTDGVSRGNPGRSAYGFCLRDAEGNLLYAQAEEIGYATNIEAEIVAILEALCKILSEEWKPPWNIAGWVEEVKEYKRDLDVIFNHILREANKLADALANFALDKGPLQCYLFEELNVQMRRILNSDESQIPYLNKEILKGMEKEGEWTLGDHLIQTLEEENETDFLSNSLFIFAGLCYRTKQYRGNVNCCVLDLTNNMSECADNTSTEGTSMAGIK, encoded by the exons ATGATTTTTGAGGATGATAATTTGTGGTTTGAGGCAGAACCAACTAAAGAAGAGGTGAAGGCAGTGGTTTTTCAACTAAATGGAGAGAGTGCAGGAGGATCTGATGGTTTTACTAGTGTATTTTATCAAGCTTGCTGGGAAATTATCGGAGAGGATGTTACCAATATGATAAAGGCTTTCTTTTGTGGAGCAGAACTGCCCAAGTTTGTTACTCATACTAACCTGGTCTTATTACCAAAGAAGGAGCTGGTTAACACCTTCTCTGATATGAGACCAATTAGTTTGAGCAATTTTGTGAATAAGATCTTTTCTAGACTGATTCATGGGAGATTGGTGTCAAAATTATCTGATATCATATCACTCAATCAGTCTGGATTTGTTAAAGATAGGAGTATTGTGGAGAATATACTGTTAACTCAAGAAATTGTGTCTGATATAAGGCTGAGGACAAAAGATGCAAATATGATAATTAAGCTGGATATGGCAAAGGCCTATGACAGGGTTTCTTGGTTGTTATTAACTAAGGTACTTAGGCAGATGGGTTTCTCAGAGAAGATTATAGACATGGTCTACAGGATTGTTAACAATAACTGGTACTCTGTGTTGATAAATGGGCAGCAACAAGGTTTCTTCCAATCTACCAGAGGAGTAAAGCAAGGGGACCCTCTTTCCCCTACTTTATTTATCTTAGCAGCTGAGGTCTTATCTAGGAGTTCGAATACTTCACCGAAAGCCCGGTTTAAGGGTTTTGGTATGCCTAAATGGAGTCCAAAAGTAAATCATCTTGCCTATGCTGATGACATGATCATCTTTACTTCGGCAGATGTGGTATCTTTGCAAATGATAATGGGGATATTGAAGAATTATGAGCAGACTTCTGGTCAGAAGATCAATTTGGACAAAAGTGCtatttatatgcataaaaatgtCACGGGGGACATTAGTATCACGATTGAGATTTATGGCGGTATTAATAGAAAagaatttccttttatgtatttgggtTGCCCTATTTATCATTGTAGGAGGAAGAAGGAATTCTTTAATGCTTTGATCCTTAAAATCATGAATAGATTACAAGGCTGGAAGGGTAAAATGTTATCCTTTGGAGGAAGGGCAATTCTTATTAAACATGTGCTTCAAAGTATGCCAATCCACATGTTGTCAGCTGTTAACCCTCCAATGGGGATCATTAGGCAAATTCACAAGATGTTTGCTCAGTTTTTTTGGAGCAATACCATTGGGGGCAGGAGCACACATTGGGTGGCTTGGAATAAATTGTGTGTTCCAACCCCAGAGGGGGGCCTCGGTTTTAGATCCCTTCATGATGTGTCTTTGGCACTTTTTTGTAAGCTCTGGTGGAATTTCAGGACAAAACCTACCTTGTGGAGTGCTTATATGACCAACAAATATTGTAGGAAAAAACATGCTATAGTGGTACTATGGAAACAGGGGTCACAGACCTGGAAAAGAATGTTAGAAGCCAGGGATTTAATAGAACATCAAATTTGGTGGCAAGTTAGGAAAGGAGACTCACAGTTCTGGTTTGACAATTGGACTGGATTGGGAGCTTTATACTATGTAATTCCAGGGGATACTTATGATGAGAGAATTCAGAATGTGAAACATGTGGTAGTTGAGGGGAGGTGGAATAGAGAAAAATTGATGGAAGTACTCACTAAGGACATTGTTGATCATATAATAGAGAATATAACCCCACCCAGGGAGGAAAGAGATATTGATAGATCATGGTGGATACTAGACACAAGAGGGGAATTTTCAATTAAATCAACTTGGGAGTATATTAGGCTGAGGGGACCACAAGTGGACAGCTACAG ACTAGTATTATGCGGGAATCCCTCTATTAGAAATATTCTAACTGGATGGAAAGAATTGATTCAAATGTTGGAGGGAGGCAAGGCAAAAATGAAGGTAACACAAgttagatggaatttacctccactgGGGTGGTGTGCTTGCAACACAGATGGTGTTTCTAGAGGTAACCCAGGGAGGAGTGCCTATGGTTTTTGCTTGAGAGATGCTGAAGGGAATCTACTATATGCACAAGCTGAGGAGATTGGTTATGCCACAAATATAGAAGCAGAAATTGTGGCTATTTTGGAGGCCTTGTGC AAAATATTATCTGAAGAATGGAAACCTCCATGGAATATTGCAGGTTGGGTAGAAGAGGTGAAGGAATATAAAAGGGACCTGGATGTCATATTCAATCATATTCTAAGGGAAGCAAATAAGTTGGCTGATGCTTTAGCCAACTTTGCTTTAGATAAAGGTCCTTTGCAGTGCTATTTGTTTGAGGAGTTGAATGTGCAGATGAGAAGAATCCTAAATAGTGATGAGAGTCAAATTCCATATCTGAATAAGGAGATACTGAAGGGgatggagaaagaaggagaatgGACATTAGGAGATCATCTCATTCAAACCCTGGAGGAGGAGAATGAGACTGATTTTTTATCTAACAGTTTGTTTATTTTTGCAGGTTTATGTTACAGGACTAAACAATACAGAGGAAATGTCAATTGCTGTGTATTAGATCTTACAAACAACATGTCGGAATGCGCCGACAATACAAGCACAGAGGGTACATCAATGGCAGGGATCAAGTAG
- the LOC132037253 gene encoding indole-3-acetate O-methyltransferase 1-like: MAPLGDNKDNVVVSNLKLERMLSMKGGKGEASYANNSQAQAQHARSMLHLLKDTLDGVQLNSPDIPFVIADLGCSCGSNTIFIIDVIVEHMSKRYEVIGQEPPEYSAFFSDLPSNDFNTLFQLLPPLANNGCGSMEECLASNSHRSYFAAGVPGSFYRRLFPARSIDVFYSAFSLHWLSQVPDIVLDKRSSAYNKGKIYIHGANENTANAYRKQFQTDLANFLGSRSKEMKRGGSMFLACLGRTSVDPTDQGGAGLLFGTHYQDAWDDLVQEGLITSEKRDKFNIPVYAPSIQDFKEMVEANGSFKINNLQVFRGGSPLVVNHPDDGAEIGRALANSCRSVSGVLVDAHIGEQLSDELFSRVEERATRHAKELLHNLQFFHIVASLSLV, translated from the exons ATGGCTCCTTTAGGAGACAATAAAGACAATGTTgttgtttcaaatttgaaacttgaaagaatGCTTAGTATGAAGGGAGGCAAAGGAGAAGCTAGCTATGCCAATAACTCTCAAGCGCAG GCACAACATGCAAGATCAATGCTACACCTACTAAAAGATACCCTTGACGGAGTTCAGCTAAACTCACCAGACATTCCATTCGTGATCGCCGATTTAGGTTGTTCTTGTGGTAGCAACACGATTTTCATTATCGATGTAATCGTCGAACACATGAGCAAACGTTACGAAGTTATAGGCCAAGAACCACCTGAATATTCAGCATTTTTTTCTGATCTTCCTTCGAATGATTTTAACACTTTGTTTCAATTATTGCCACCTTTGGCTAATAATGGTTGTGGAAGTATGGAAGAGTGCTTGGCTTCTAATAGTCATCGGTCTTATTTTGCTGCTGGTGTTCCTGGTTCCTTTTACCGCCGTCTATTTCCGGCAAGATCTATTGATGTTTTCTATTCTGCATTTTCTCTGCACTGGCTCTCTCAG GTGCCAGATATAGTGTTGGACAAGAGATCCTCAGCATACAACAAAGGAAAGATATACATACATGGTGCAAATGAGAACACAGCTAATGCATACAGAAAACAATTTCAGACTGATTTGGCTAATTTCTTGGGATCTAGGTCTAAGGAAATGAAGAGGGGCGGTTCTATGTTCTTAGCTTGTTTGGGTAGGACTTCTGTGGACCCTACAGACCAAGGTGGGGCCGGACTTCTCTTTGGGACCCATTATCAAGATGCTTGGGATGATCTTGTCCAAGAG GGTCTAATTACTAGTGAAAAAAGGGACAAGTTCAACATCCCCGTATATGCACCAAGCATTCAAGATTTCAAAGAAATGGTAGAAGCCAACGGCTCATTCAAAATCAACAATCTCCAAGTTTTTAGGGGAGGTAGCCCTTTGGTGGTTAATCACCCGGACGACGGTGCTGAAATAGGACGAGCCCTCGCTAATAGCTGCAGGAGCGTAAGCGGGGTGCTCGTCGATGCCCACATTGGCGAACAGCTCAGTGACGAGCTGTTCAGCCGAGTGGAGGAACGTGCCACACGCCATGCAAAAGAACTCCTTCACAATCTTCAGTTTTTTCATATTGTTGCTTCACTTTCTCTTGTGTAG